A stretch of Henckelia pumila isolate YLH828 chromosome 4, ASM3356847v2, whole genome shotgun sequence DNA encodes these proteins:
- the LOC140861857 gene encoding vacuolar iron transporter homolog 1-like, whose protein sequence is MAANQRQNPDIRFPQPVDHSRQITLNLEENQEVDYSKRSQWLRSSINLGANDGLVSTTSLMMGVGAVKQDIKAMILTGFSGQLDIELAKLKRVRKRDAAGVAQEVDGESNESLPNPMQAAAALHQSSPNTPL, encoded by the exons ATGGCTGCAAACCAAAGACAAAACCCTGATATCAGATTCCCTCAACCAGTTGACCATTCTCGGCAAATAACCCTGAACCTCGAAGAAAACCAAGAAGTCGACTACTCAAAGCGGTCCCAGTGGCTGCGCTCCTCTATTAATTTAGGCGCCAATGATGGCCTTGTCTCTACAACATCATTAATGATGGGCGTGGGAGCTGTCAAACAAGACATCAAAGCCATGATTCTGACAGGTTTTTCTGGGCAG CTTGATATAGAACTGGCTAAACTGAAGAGAGTCAGGAAAAGGGACGCGGCTGGTGTGGCGCAAGAAGTTGATGGCGAAAGCAACGAGAGTCTGCCGAATCCAATGCAGGCTGCCGCAGCATTACACCAATCCTCACCCAATACTCCTTTATGA